Proteins encoded within one genomic window of Gloeobacter kilaueensis JS1:
- a CDS encoding PqqD family protein, which translates to MNPAQANSTHPQARSDVLGEFLADGSAVLFDPLTSVAHELNPTAALVWDWCDGEHSADQIVAAVEECFGTGGQDCRRDVYYFLAYLEGLGLLARAGEQHP; encoded by the coding sequence GTGAACCCAGCGCAGGCAAACAGCACCCACCCCCAGGCCCGCAGCGACGTGCTCGGCGAATTTCTCGCCGACGGCAGTGCGGTGCTCTTCGATCCGCTCACCAGTGTCGCCCACGAGTTGAATCCGACCGCTGCCCTCGTCTGGGACTGGTGCGACGGCGAGCACAGCGCCGATCAGATCGTCGCGGCGGTCGAAGAATGTTTCGGCACCGGTGGCCAGGACTGCCGGAGGGATGTCTACTACTTTCTGGCCTACCTCGAAGGGTTGGGACTTTTAGCCCGCGCCGGGGAGCAGCACCCTTGA
- a CDS encoding HPr kinase — protein sequence MRLAHRAPSHLDLLGQRVSVSGPAACRIPLMTLLAPFAARPASDSLIVRFSEGSGGGYRLELPSLCCWGSAAELVPFCEWWLVSRSLVLRPELCPLHGAAVARGEAAILLPGASGSGKTTLTLALLGRGFVPFADDLILLDEQLAVQPFERCFHIDEQTERIVERLAVAPLLAFEHLPPGYCRPRRWATPRPPRCIVWPEYRPGLAAPQLVALRPGHCWTLLVNQLIAGSAQANRHFARLRALVDSAPAWQLAYSEPEQATGAIEKLLVAGLG from the coding sequence TTGAGGCTCGCCCATCGTGCCCCATCGCACCTTGACCTGCTGGGCCAGCGGGTGAGCGTGAGTGGACCGGCGGCCTGCCGGATACCGCTGATGACGCTGCTGGCTCCCTTCGCCGCCCGTCCAGCGAGCGATAGCCTCATCGTCCGCTTCAGTGAGGGCAGCGGCGGCGGCTACAGGCTGGAACTGCCGAGCCTGTGCTGCTGGGGGAGTGCGGCGGAGCTGGTGCCTTTTTGTGAGTGGTGGCTGGTGAGCCGCTCCCTCGTCCTGCGGCCAGAACTGTGCCCGCTGCACGGGGCGGCGGTGGCGCGGGGCGAAGCGGCAATCTTGCTGCCGGGTGCCTCCGGCTCGGGCAAGACGACCCTGACGCTTGCCCTACTGGGGCGGGGCTTCGTGCCTTTCGCTGACGATCTGATCTTGCTCGACGAGCAGCTGGCGGTCCAGCCCTTCGAGCGCTGCTTTCACATCGACGAGCAGACCGAGCGGATTGTCGAGCGGCTGGCGGTAGCACCGCTGCTTGCCTTTGAGCACCTGCCGCCCGGCTACTGCCGCCCACGGCGCTGGGCGACACCCCGGCCCCCGCGCTGCATCGTCTGGCCCGAGTACCGGCCAGGACTGGCCGCACCCCAGCTTGTGGCGCTGCGCCCCGGCCACTGCTGGACGCTGCTTGTCAACCAGTTGATTGCCGGTAGCGCACAAGCCAATCGCCACTTTGCGCGCCTGCGCGCCCTGGTGGACAGTGCCCCGGCCTGGCAGCTCGCCTATTCGGAGCCGGAGCAGGCGACAGGCGCGATCGAGAAGTTGCTCGTCGCCGGACTGGGATGA
- a CDS encoding nucleotidyltransferase family protein, which yields MNIAVALARYLSCPPELREPLGGEWDGLAPSTWQALISYFEARELALEAYQAFVVEKRLELPEAEALRLRRHYVRSVASVRWLTSELGRVSRAFAAVGIEPVLLKGAYLGALLWPDPALRPFADLDLWVRPQEVQAADAALRTIGYGGGPVDPSVVLDPLYHELPAYQLAGSGPGIRASVDLHYHLAPAYLPVPDEEAMRRRCVPWRDCLQVLAAEDLPVYLCGHIARHLFVEHRPELLFQAGYRYLGELARLVVYGLRRWRWERVAAGLARNRHRRALLLPLRLVNRLWNVVLPEPIVDLYRKDLLGEAVLRALLARMDRPWQELESRMLTFCSYALPDYLSRRRWLVRLRKRPGAR from the coding sequence ATGAATATCGCTGTCGCTCTGGCGCGCTATTTGAGCTGTCCGCCCGAGTTGCGCGAACCGCTCGGAGGCGAGTGGGATGGACTCGCCCCATCGACCTGGCAGGCGCTCATCAGCTACTTCGAGGCGCGGGAACTGGCGCTGGAAGCCTACCAGGCGTTCGTCGTCGAAAAGCGGCTGGAGCTGCCGGAGGCGGAGGCGCTCCGGCTGCGCCGCCACTACGTGCGCTCGGTGGCGAGCGTGCGCTGGCTTACCAGCGAACTGGGGCGCGTCAGCCGTGCCTTTGCGGCGGTCGGCATCGAGCCCGTACTGCTCAAAGGGGCGTACCTGGGCGCATTGCTCTGGCCCGATCCGGCCTTGCGCCCCTTCGCCGACCTCGATCTGTGGGTGCGGCCCCAGGAGGTGCAGGCCGCCGATGCTGCCCTACGAACCATAGGCTACGGCGGCGGCCCGGTCGATCCGAGCGTCGTCCTCGATCCGCTCTACCACGAACTGCCAGCCTATCAACTGGCAGGCAGCGGTCCCGGTATTCGCGCCAGCGTCGATCTGCACTATCACCTCGCCCCCGCCTACCTGCCGGTACCCGACGAGGAAGCGATGCGCCGCCGCTGCGTTCCGTGGCGCGATTGTTTGCAGGTGCTGGCAGCAGAAGATCTGCCCGTCTACCTGTGCGGCCACATTGCCCGGCACCTGTTCGTCGAGCACAGGCCGGAACTGTTGTTTCAGGCGGGCTACCGCTACCTGGGCGAGCTGGCTCGCCTGGTGGTCTATGGCCTGCGGCGCTGGCGCTGGGAGCGCGTCGCCGCCGGGCTGGCGCGCAATCGCCATCGCCGGGCGCTGCTGTTGCCGCTGCGCCTGGTCAACCGGCTCTGGAACGTCGTTCTGCCGGAGCCGATCGTGGATCTCTACCGCAAGGATCTGTTGGGTGAGGCGGTGCTGCGGGCGCTACTCGCCCGGATGGACCGTCCCTGGCAGGAGCTTGAGAGTCGGATGCTCACTTTCTGCAGCTACGCGCTGCCCGACTACCTCTCGCGGCGGCGCTGGCTGGTGCGCCTGCGAAAGCGGCCCGGTGCGCGCTAG
- a CDS encoding phosphoribulokinase has product MAQRPIILGIVGDSAAGKTTLTRGIAQILGPEDVTVICTDDYHRYDRKQRAELGITALHPDCNHLDIIQQHLALLRTGQPILKPIYNHKTGTFDPPEYIKPLKFVVVEGLLGFSTRGMRDTFDIKVYLAPPEPLRTRWKVKRDTNKRGYTEEQVLQEMARREPDSEQFIRPQRGWADVVVSFYPGSQGPDTQLNVRLVLRPTVPHPDFVSIIERSGAHTRSAVRLELDRDMGKPVDVLEVDGHATDEQVKELQEVLCEEMANGTHICNIPGEIGKVTGTTGELLQSHPLAISQLLITYHMLKASRGAHV; this is encoded by the coding sequence ATGGCCCAGCGTCCCATTATCCTTGGCATCGTCGGTGACAGCGCTGCGGGCAAGACGACCCTGACGCGCGGCATCGCTCAGATCCTTGGTCCTGAAGATGTCACGGTTATCTGCACCGACGATTATCACCGCTACGACCGCAAGCAGCGGGCCGAGCTGGGGATCACGGCCCTGCACCCTGACTGCAACCACCTAGACATCATCCAGCAGCACCTGGCGCTGTTGCGCACCGGTCAGCCGATCTTAAAGCCGATCTACAACCACAAGACCGGTACGTTCGATCCGCCGGAGTACATCAAGCCGCTCAAGTTCGTGGTCGTCGAGGGTCTACTGGGTTTTTCGACGCGGGGCATGCGCGACACTTTTGATATCAAAGTCTACCTGGCACCGCCCGAACCGTTGCGCACGCGCTGGAAGGTCAAGCGCGACACGAACAAGCGCGGCTATACCGAAGAGCAGGTGCTGCAGGAGATGGCCCGGCGCGAACCGGACTCCGAACAATTCATCCGGCCCCAGCGCGGCTGGGCGGATGTGGTCGTCAGTTTTTATCCCGGCAGCCAGGGGCCGGACACCCAGCTCAACGTGCGGCTGGTGCTCAGGCCCACCGTTCCCCACCCAGATTTTGTCAGCATCATCGAGCGCAGCGGCGCGCATACCCGCTCGGCGGTGCGCCTTGAACTCGACCGCGACATGGGCAAACCGGTCGATGTGCTCGAAGTCGATGGCCACGCCACCGACGAGCAGGTAAAAGAATTGCAGGAAGTCCTCTGCGAGGAGATGGCCAACGGCACCCACATCTGCAACATCCCCGGCGAGATCGGCAAAGTCACCGGCACCACCGGCGAATTGCTCCAGAGCCATCCCCTCGCCATCTCCCAACTGCTCATCACCTACCACATGCTCAAGGCATCCAGGGGCGCTCACGTCTAG
- a CDS encoding S-(hydroxymethyl)glutathione dehydrogenase/class III alcohol dehydrogenase, producing the protein MQVKAAVAYQAAQPLTIETVELAGPRTGEVLVEIKATGVCHTDAYTLSGADPEGLFPAILGHEGAGIVVEVGPGVTSVRPGDHVIPLYTPECRQCEYCLSRKTNLCQAIRTTQGRGVMPDGTSRFSVAGEPVFHYMGTSTFAHYTVLPEIAVAKIREDAPFEKVCYIGCGVTTGIGAVINTARVEPGANVVVFGLGGIGLNVVQGARLAGADIIVGVDINPARRELAERFGITHFVNPKEVEGDLVPYLVNLTKGGADYSFECIGNVDVMRQALECCHKGWGVSVIIGVAGAGQEIRTRPFQLVTGRVWKGSAFGGARGRTDVPKIVDWYMEGKINIDDLITHVLPLSEINRAFELMHAGQSIRTVITF; encoded by the coding sequence ATGCAGGTAAAAGCAGCGGTGGCTTACCAGGCCGCCCAGCCCCTCACAATCGAAACGGTCGAACTAGCGGGGCCGCGCACCGGCGAGGTGCTGGTCGAGATCAAGGCAACCGGCGTCTGCCACACCGACGCCTACACCCTCTCAGGAGCGGACCCGGAGGGACTGTTTCCGGCAATTCTCGGCCACGAAGGAGCGGGAATCGTCGTCGAGGTCGGCCCCGGTGTCACCAGTGTCCGGCCCGGCGATCACGTTATTCCGCTTTACACGCCCGAGTGCCGCCAGTGCGAGTACTGCCTGAGCCGCAAGACCAACCTCTGCCAGGCGATTCGTACTACCCAGGGCCGGGGGGTGATGCCCGACGGCACCAGCCGCTTCTCGGTGGCTGGAGAGCCTGTATTTCACTACATGGGCACCTCGACTTTTGCGCACTACACGGTGCTGCCGGAGATCGCCGTCGCCAAAATTCGCGAGGACGCGCCGTTCGAGAAAGTCTGCTACATCGGCTGCGGCGTGACCACCGGTATCGGCGCGGTGATCAACACTGCCAGAGTCGAGCCCGGTGCGAACGTCGTCGTCTTTGGTCTGGGGGGCATCGGCCTCAACGTCGTCCAGGGGGCGCGCCTGGCCGGGGCGGACATAATCGTGGGCGTCGATATCAATCCGGCCCGGCGCGAATTGGCGGAGCGCTTCGGGATCACCCACTTTGTCAACCCCAAAGAAGTCGAGGGCGATCTGGTGCCCTACCTGGTCAACCTGACGAAGGGCGGGGCCGACTACAGCTTCGAGTGCATCGGCAACGTCGATGTGATGCGCCAGGCGCTCGAATGCTGTCACAAGGGCTGGGGGGTGAGCGTGATTATCGGCGTGGCAGGGGCCGGTCAGGAAATTCGCACCCGGCCCTTTCAGCTGGTGACGGGCCGCGTCTGGAAGGGTTCGGCCTTTGGCGGGGCCAGAGGCCGCACGGATGTGCCGAAGATCGTGGACTGGTACATGGAAGGCAAAATCAACATCGACGATCTGATTACCCACGTGCTGCCCCTGTCTGAGATCAACCGCGCCTTCGAGCTGATGCACGCAGGACAATCGATCCGGACGGTTATCACTTTTTAG